The following are encoded together in the Acidobacteriota bacterium genome:
- a CDS encoding serine/threonine-protein kinase, producing the protein MDAARWEQIKELFHTTLERPAAERAAFLATVCDADAELRREVELLLAAHEEASGFLDNQALQRAAQHLVADEQPTQQFGTTIGQQLSHYKILSRIGAGGMGEVYLARDDRLKRRVALKLLPVKFTQDAERLQRFIREAEAASALNHPNIITIYEIGVVESERGQTHFIATEYIEGVTLREWQPDDESKRLSQTLELGSQIASALDAAHHAGIVHRDIKPENLMVRPDGLVKVLDFGLAKLTATNASGGNQIDTDAQTTPPEMETLPGMILGTLRYMSPEQARGRALDARTDIFSLGVVLYELLTGQALFEGETTADVIAAIIHKETPHLSTYLPDAPPELERILRKSLAKDCRDRYQTARDLQIDLQALKQESELSARLARSGATHATTPGASVVRPSGVLAMRKSWQQWVIGLLTVLFLSGMFWWVASRGAGKSGMPAPALLKNTEIVTWRSTSGEIYSDGTFSPDGKWIAFASTKSGSKNIWVAQTGSGEEHQSTRDEFSNGEPLWSPTGEDLAFLSIKRGGESGIWRMPMLGGPLTLLKTLPLGEGNVKLRRWSKDGATIYYESRQQLFALAVKTGQTVQVTNFDLAQMAVAPGLSLDPDEKRVAYRTTAANTGHVIWVSPLSGGKPQRIFETKAVIRNLVWHPDGQRLLFSMQMDDTLQVFALDVEMRQPVQLTFFEHDSFVVDVAADGTKVLYSSAKEESDLWGINLAKPAEFPVASDLSAELWPDIAPDNRTIVYQAIKNLSLGNKLFRGALLTKSLGTTNEPIALTTIGFLPKWSPTGKQLAFIRQENDSFSLKTVKSTGGPIQTLVASGLISSDYRLLPYTRSQASDYSWAPDGSKLAYSANKDGLRNIRLVEAGGSNADTPLTANTDQNLRMYCPLWSSSGKHLAYATQPGKIAKREDLIYGFWVIDLATRQAKAVLQLNTTMRLLGWVHAEQELLFAKYPKGQPPVSLMCVSIATGAQTLIADLPTADYYNIHLSPDQRAIAYVARQDGKDDIWLMPVSGGMGRRLTSNNDPELYFSSLTWSPDSRVIYYGKQLRYSLLSMLTEFK; encoded by the coding sequence ATGGACGCTGCACGTTGGGAACAAATCAAGGAGCTTTTCCACACGACGCTCGAACGCCCCGCCGCTGAGCGCGCCGCCTTTCTCGCCACGGTCTGTGACGCCGACGCCGAGTTGCGCCGCGAAGTCGAGTTATTGCTAGCCGCCCATGAGGAGGCGAGCGGGTTTTTGGACAACCAGGCCTTGCAACGGGCCGCGCAACATCTGGTCGCTGACGAACAGCCGACTCAACAATTCGGCACGACCATCGGGCAACAACTTAGCCACTACAAAATCCTGTCACGCATCGGCGCGGGCGGCATGGGCGAAGTCTATTTGGCCCGCGATGACCGTTTGAAACGCCGCGTCGCGCTCAAACTGTTGCCGGTCAAATTCACCCAGGATGCCGAACGTCTGCAGCGCTTCATTCGTGAGGCCGAAGCCGCCTCGGCGCTCAATCATCCGAACATCATCACGATTTATGAGATTGGCGTGGTCGAGTCCGAACGCGGCCAAACGCATTTCATCGCCACCGAATACATCGAAGGCGTCACCTTGCGCGAATGGCAGCCGGACGATGAAAGCAAGCGCCTGAGCCAGACACTCGAACTCGGCAGCCAGATCGCTTCGGCCCTGGACGCCGCGCATCACGCGGGCATCGTGCACCGCGACATCAAACCCGAAAACCTGATGGTACGGCCCGATGGTTTAGTGAAGGTATTGGATTTCGGCTTGGCAAAACTGACGGCGACGAATGCGTCGGGTGGTAACCAGATTGACACGGATGCGCAAACCACACCGCCAGAGATGGAGACGCTGCCCGGCATGATCCTGGGGACGCTGCGGTACATGTCACCCGAACAGGCGCGCGGACGGGCGCTCGATGCGCGCACCGACATTTTCAGCTTGGGCGTAGTGTTGTATGAGCTGCTGACCGGCCAGGCGCTATTTGAAGGCGAGACGACCGCCGACGTGATCGCCGCGATCATCCACAAAGAAACGCCGCACCTAAGCACCTACTTGCCCGACGCGCCGCCTGAGTTGGAGCGCATTTTGCGCAAGTCGCTGGCGAAAGATTGCCGCGACCGGTACCAGACCGCGCGTGATTTGCAAATTGATTTGCAAGCGCTCAAGCAGGAATCAGAGTTGAGCGCGCGGCTGGCGCGTTCGGGAGCAACGCATGCCACTACTCCTGGCGCGTCTGTAGTGCGACCTTCGGGTGTGCTGGCAATGAGGAAGAGTTGGCAGCAGTGGGTTATTGGGCTACTGACCGTGCTGTTTTTGAGCGGGATGTTCTGGTGGGTAGCCAGCCGAGGTGCTGGCAAGAGCGGAATGCCCGCGCCAGCGCTGCTGAAAAACACTGAGATCGTGACTTGGCGCAGCACGTCTGGTGAAATATACAGCGATGGCACATTCTCGCCCGATGGCAAATGGATAGCATTCGCTTCCACCAAAAGCGGCAGCAAGAATATCTGGGTTGCACAGACCGGCTCAGGCGAAGAGCACCAAAGCACCCGGGACGAATTTAGCAATGGTGAGCCGCTCTGGTCGCCGACGGGTGAGGACCTCGCGTTCTTATCCATTAAACGTGGCGGCGAATCGGGCATCTGGCGCATGCCGATGCTAGGCGGCCCGTTAACCTTACTCAAGACATTGCCGCTGGGCGAAGGCAATGTTAAATTGCGCCGCTGGTCGAAAGATGGCGCGACGATCTATTACGAATCGAGGCAGCAACTTTTTGCGCTGGCGGTGAAAACAGGTCAGACCGTGCAAGTGACCAATTTCGATCTGGCTCAGATGGCTGTCGCGCCTGGCCTCAGCCTTGATCCTGATGAAAAACGTGTTGCCTATCGCACCACCGCAGCGAATACGGGGCACGTCATCTGGGTGTCACCCTTGTCCGGAGGAAAACCACAACGGATTTTTGAGACCAAGGCAGTCATCCGCAACCTGGTCTGGCATCCCGACGGACAGCGGTTGCTTTTCAGTATGCAGATGGATGACACCCTGCAAGTTTTCGCGCTTGACGTTGAAATGCGGCAGCCGGTGCAATTGACCTTTTTTGAGCACGACAGCTTTGTAGTGGATGTCGCAGCGGACGGCACAAAGGTATTGTATAGCTCGGCCAAAGAGGAGTCCGATTTGTGGGGCATCAATTTGGCGAAGCCCGCCGAGTTTCCTGTTGCGTCAGACCTTAGCGCCGAGCTTTGGCCCGACATTGCGCCTGACAACCGCACGATTGTTTATCAAGCCATCAAAAATCTGAGCCTGGGCAATAAGCTTTTTCGAGGAGCGCTGCTCACTAAATCGCTAGGGACCACAAATGAGCCAATAGCACTGACTACCATTGGCTTTTTGCCGAAATGGTCACCCACTGGCAAGCAACTGGCGTTTATTCGCCAGGAAAATGATTCGTTTAGCCTCAAGACCGTTAAGTCTACGGGGGGCCCTATCCAGACTTTAGTTGCCAGCGGACTCATTAGTAGTGATTACCGCCTTTTACCTTATACCCGTTCACAAGCGAGCGATTACAGTTGGGCTCCAGATGGTAGCAAGCTGGCTTACAGTGCGAACAAGGACGGCTTGCGCAATATCCGGCTCGTTGAGGCAGGAGGTTCAAACGCGGATACGCCGCTCACCGCAAACACAGATCAGAATTTGCGGATGTATTGCCCGCTTTGGTCGTCCAGTGGGAAGCATCTCGCTTATGCCACTCAGCCGGGCAAAATCGCCAAGCGGGAAGACTTGATTTACGGCTTTTGGGTAATTGACCTGGCGACGCGGCAAGCAAAAGCGGTATTGCAATTGAACACAACAATGCGGCTGTTAGGTTGGGTGCACGCAGAGCAGGAATTGCTCTTTGCTAAATATCCCAAAGGCCAGCCGCCGGTCAGTCTCATGTGCGTGTCAATCGCTACGGGCGCACAGACACTGATTGCCGACTTGCCGACGGCGGATTACTACAACATCCATCTGTCTCCCGATCAACGTGCCATTGCGTATGTGGCGCGTCAGGATGGGAAAGACGATATTTGGTTAATGCCTGTTAGTGGTGGTATGGGGCGACGCCTAACCAGCAACAATGACCCGGAACTCTATTTTTCCAGCCTAACTTGGTCGCCCGATAGCCGGGTGATCTATTACGGCAAGCAATTGCGGTATAGCCTGCTTTCGATGCTCACCGAGTTCAAATGA
- the typA gene encoding translational GTPase TypA, protein MDSTKQREDIRNIAIVAHVDHGKTTLVDAMLRQSGLYRANEKVVERVMDSMDLERERGITIMAKNTAVQYHGTKINILDTPGHSDFGGEVERVLKLADGVVLLVDASEGPLPQTRYVLSKALEQKLKPIVVINKIDRHDARPDEVVNEVYDLFIDLDADDEQIDFPILYAISRDGIAKNTLEEESSDLRPLFEQILKTIPAPRCDAEAPLQVLVANLAYSEYVGRLAIGRIFNGTVAVGDQVVVCKHDGAQEKTKVTQLYTFDGLKQTPIETAAAGDIIALAGIEGINIGDTVACVIDPKPLPRIVVDEPTISMIFSVNTSPFAGLEGQHVTSRKIRERLDKELRANVAIRVEDTGSPDSFKISGRGELQLAILIEQMRREGYEMNVARPQVVTQKIDGELREPIELAVIDVPDQFIGVVTEAMGRRKGTMTKMVNHGHGRVRMEFEIPSRGLIGFRNEFLTETKGTGLLNTLFLRWGKWQGELQGRGTGSLVSDRAGVATAYAIFNLQERGALFIKPQTQVYEGMIVGENARDVDLDVNIIREKKLTNMRASSADEALRLVPVRDLTLEQAIEYLADDELVEVTPQSIRMRKKVLAANFRPKAKKAAE, encoded by the coding sequence AACGCGGCATCACGATCATGGCGAAGAACACCGCCGTGCAATACCACGGCACCAAGATCAACATCCTGGACACCCCCGGCCACTCCGATTTCGGCGGCGAGGTCGAGCGCGTGCTCAAACTGGCCGATGGCGTAGTCTTGCTGGTGGACGCTTCGGAAGGGCCGTTGCCACAGACGCGCTACGTACTGTCAAAGGCGCTCGAACAGAAGCTCAAACCCATCGTCGTCATCAACAAGATTGACCGCCACGACGCGCGGCCCGACGAAGTCGTCAACGAAGTCTACGATCTCTTCATTGACCTCGACGCTGACGACGAACAGATTGACTTCCCGATCCTGTATGCCATCTCGCGCGACGGCATCGCCAAAAATACGTTGGAAGAAGAGAGCAGCGACCTGCGCCCCTTGTTTGAACAGATTCTGAAAACCATCCCGGCGCCGCGCTGCGATGCCGAGGCACCGCTGCAAGTGCTGGTCGCCAATCTGGCTTACAGTGAGTATGTCGGGCGTCTCGCCATCGGGCGCATCTTCAACGGCACGGTCGCGGTCGGTGATCAGGTCGTCGTCTGCAAGCACGACGGCGCGCAGGAAAAAACCAAGGTCACCCAGCTTTACACCTTCGACGGTTTGAAACAGACGCCGATTGAAACGGCCGCCGCCGGCGACATCATCGCACTGGCCGGCATCGAAGGCATCAACATCGGCGACACCGTCGCCTGCGTCATTGACCCCAAACCGCTGCCGCGCATCGTGGTGGACGAGCCGACGATCTCGATGATCTTCAGCGTCAACACCTCGCCCTTCGCCGGGCTAGAAGGCCAGCACGTCACCTCGCGCAAAATCCGCGAACGGCTCGATAAAGAGTTGCGCGCCAACGTCGCCATCCGCGTCGAAGACACCGGCTCGCCCGATAGTTTCAAAATCTCAGGGCGCGGCGAATTGCAACTCGCCATCCTGATCGAACAGATGCGGCGCGAAGGCTACGAGATGAACGTCGCCCGCCCGCAAGTCGTCACGCAAAAGATTGACGGCGAATTGCGCGAACCCATCGAACTCGCCGTGATTGACGTGCCCGACCAATTCATCGGCGTCGTCACCGAAGCGATGGGCCGCCGCAAAGGCACCATGACCAAAATGGTCAACCACGGCCACGGGCGTGTGCGCATGGAATTCGAGATTCCCTCGCGCGGCCTGATCGGCTTCCGCAACGAATTCCTGACCGAAACCAAGGGCACGGGCCTGCTCAACACGCTGTTTTTACGCTGGGGCAAATGGCAGGGCGAATTGCAAGGACGCGGCACGGGCAGCCTGGTCTCCGACCGCGCGGGTGTGGCGACGGCCTACGCGATCTTCAACCTACAGGAACGCGGCGCTCTCTTCATCAAACCGCAGACCCAGGTTTACGAAGGCATGATCGTCGGCGAGAACGCGCGCGACGTTGATCTGGACGTGAACATCATCCGCGAAAAGAAGCTGACCAACATGCGCGCTTCGTCGGCGGATGAAGCGCTGCGGCTGGTGCCCGTGCGCGATCTGACGCTGGAACAGGCGATTGAATATCTGGCCGATGACGAACTGGTCGAGGTCACGCCGCAATCCATCCGCATGCGTAAGAAGGTGCTGGCAGCCAATTTCAGACCGAAGGCAAAGAAGGCGGCGGAGTAA
- a CDS encoding sigma-70 family RNA polymerase sigma factor, with protein sequence MAVSSTHEVTRLLMAWSAGDQAALAQLAPLVEAELERLAHAYMRRERAAHTLQTGALVNEAYLRLIDWQAVEWQNRAHFFGVAASLMRKVLVDYARRRGQEKRAGALLRVSLTGAANEPQPHDPDLVALDEALRTLAAFDPRQSRIVELRFFGGLTEKEVAEVLRLSERTVRREWSVAQAWLYHALQRDAPSL encoded by the coding sequence ATGGCAGTTTCTTCCACACACGAAGTCACACGCCTGTTGATGGCGTGGAGCGCGGGCGACCAGGCAGCCCTCGCCCAACTCGCCCCGCTGGTCGAAGCCGAGTTAGAACGCCTGGCGCATGCTTACATGCGCAGGGAACGCGCCGCGCACACGCTGCAAACGGGGGCGCTCGTCAACGAAGCTTATTTGCGCCTGATTGATTGGCAAGCCGTGGAGTGGCAGAACCGCGCGCATTTTTTTGGCGTGGCGGCCAGCCTTATGCGCAAGGTGTTGGTAGATTACGCGCGCCGCCGTGGGCAAGAGAAACGCGCGGGCGCACTGTTGCGTGTCTCGCTGACCGGAGCGGCCAATGAACCGCAACCGCACGATCCTGATCTGGTGGCACTGGATGAGGCCTTGCGGACGCTGGCCGCCTTCGATCCGCGCCAGAGCCGTATTGTCGAATTGCGCTTTTTCGGTGGCCTGACCGAAAAAGAAGTCGCCGAGGTGCTGCGCCTCAGCGAACGCACCGTGCGCCGCGAATGGAGTGTGGCGCAAGCCTGGCTTTACCACGCATTGCAGCGAGACGCGCCAAGCCTTTGA